The Panicum hallii strain FIL2 chromosome 9, PHallii_v3.1, whole genome shotgun sequence genome has a window encoding:
- the LOC112873405 gene encoding uncharacterized protein LOC112873405, translating into MPGRGRAQIAVQGDLSNGRDLMNVDTEHDTTEPTPEIGTTPKRAKWSHEMKLFLIGLLKDHDVPGFRTHNAWSKEAWTNIVCRLNAKFGCSFTLNQVKQKEQDLKKDYRVVKELQEESGFGWDSERKMVTAPPNVWANFAARKNNSDALTRQDKSFPYFDDLFALYDGRYAEGRTRHGMDHYANKAKNASNPSTQQASAAVIYQSPSPTWPAEFDSGLQFPFDEEAGVTPVQHMKTPPSSTPTPLEGTESRRGKKQKTKSCSPEEGFHERYLKLKREEIDRFAAIEEKKLEDPYSINKCITVLESLNDLQMGDILLASDIFQNKNNREVFLSFQGDAIRLAWVKREIGRLQAEKN; encoded by the exons ATGCCGGGTAGAGGTCGTGCACAGATAGCTGTTCAAGGTGATTTGTCTAACGGACGGGATCTCATGAATGTTGACACAGAGCATGATACTACTGAGCCTACTCCTGAAATTG GAACCACTCCTAAGAGAGCGAAATGGAGCCATGAGATGAAGTTATTTCTTATTGGGCTCCTCAAAGATCATGATGTGCCAGGTTTTAGAACACATAATGCTTGGAGTAAGGAGGCATGGACAAATATTGTTTGTCGCTTGAATGCAAAGTTTGGTTGTTCATTTACTCTCAACCAAGTCAAACAGAAGGAGCAGGACTTAAAGAAAGATTATCGTGTTGTGAAAGAATTACAAGAAGAAAGTGGTTTTGGATGGGACAGCGAGAGAAAGATGGTGACGGCACCTCCAAATGTTTGGGCTAATTTTGCTGCTCGCAAGAACAATTCTGATGCCCTCACTAGGCAAGATAAATCATTTCCATATTTTGATGATTTATTTGCACTCTATGATG GTCGTTACGCAGAAGGGAGGACTCGTCATGGTATGGATCATTATGCAAACAAGGCAAAGAACGCATCAAATCCTTCAACTCAACAAGCATCAGCAGCTGTGATATATCAATCACCGTCTCCTACTTGGCCTGCTGAATTTGATTCTGGTTTGCAGTTTCCTTTTGATGAAGAGGCTGGTGTGACTCCTGTGCAGCACATGAAAACTCCTCCTAGCTCAACACCGACACCTTTAGAAGGTACGGAATCTCGACGTGGAAAGAAACAAAAGACTAAATCTTGTAGTCCTGAAGAAGGATTTCATGAGAGGTACCTAAAGCTGAAAAGGGAAGAAATTGATAGATTTGCTGCTATTGAGGAAAAGAAATTGGAGGATCCTTACAGCATCAACAAGTGCATCACGGTGCTTGAAAGCTTAAATGATCTACAAATGGGGGATATATTATTGGCTTCTGATATTTTCCAAAACAAGAATAATAGGGAAGTTTTCTTATCATTTCAAGGTGATGCAATTCGTTTGGCTTGGGTTAAAAGGGAGATTGGGCGTTTGCAGGCTGAAAAAAACTAA
- the LOC112877748 gene encoding uncharacterized protein LOC112877748, producing the protein MAMAKLASSSPLVLALVFVAAMAAAATSDAGERLCYDDLMNAATQCQNYLTHPAEPKIPPSEKCCRAVGDVAIPCLCSFVTEQFEKGVCMEKLVYVFDYCKNPLRPGCKCGSECPRLMSPWRIIFCLWTLR; encoded by the coding sequence ATGGCCATGGCAAAACTCGCAAGCTCTTCGCCCCTGGTCCTCGCCCTCGTCTTCGTAGCGGCGATGGCCGCCGCGGCCACCTctgacgccggcgagcgcctgTGCTACGACGACCTGATGAACGCCGCTACGCAGTGCCAGAACTACCTGACGCACCCTGCGGAGCCCAAGATCCCCCCGTCGGAGAAATGCTGCCGCGCGGTCGGCGACGTAGCGATCCCGTGCCTGTGCTCGTTCGTGACCGAGCAGTTCGAGAAGGGGGTGTGCATGGAGAAGCTCGTGTACGTCTTCGACTACTGCAAGAACCCGCTCAGGCCGGGCTGCAAGTGCGGGAGTGAGTGCCCTCGCCTGATGTCTCCTTGGAGAATTATTTTCTGTTTATGGACGCTACGCTAA
- the LOC112878242 gene encoding protein ALP1-like, with protein sequence MELSVFHALVHKLREKQLLTDSRVVSVEEQVAIFLYALAKNASNETLADFFQHSGETISRYFGAVLDAITQLTCIYIRPPSLHPHQILRRPKFHPFFQDCVGSIDGTHMPMILPLEQQEPYRNRKQTISQNVMLACDFDLKFVHVHAGWEGSASDARVLQDALDHGLVVPPGKFFLVDAGYANTTQFLAPYRGTRYHLQEQGRANQKPRNYKELFNLRHAQLRNHIERSIGILKMRFPILRTGSHYPVDKQVDISVACCVLHNFIRLHNGDMQWPTNSNDELDPEQVVEMPSGDHNYNSDIQRFNNSREAGNQKRDAIAHQMWEQYVTHRT encoded by the exons ATGGAACTTAGTGTTTTTCATGCTTTGGTACACAAGCTTCGTGAGAAACAACTCCTTACTGATTCAAGAGTTGTCTCGGTAGAAGAACAAGTTGCTATATTTTTATATGCACTAGCAAAAAATGCAAGTAACGAGACATTGGCAGATTTCTTCCAACACAGTGGAGAAACAATAAGTCGATACTTTGGAGCTGTGCTTGATGCAATTACACAGCTAACATGCATATATATTCGTCCACCGTCTCTACATCCACATCAGATCTTGAGAAGACCAAAATTTCACCCCTTTTTTCAG GATTGTGTTGGCTCTATTGATGGGACACATATGCCAATGATACTTCCGCTGGAACAGCAAGAACCTTATAGGAATAGAAAGCAAACAATTTCTCAAAATGTGATGCTAGCATGCGATTTTGATTTGAAGTTTGTCCACGTACATGCCGGTTGGGAGGGATCCGCTTCAGATGCAAGAGTTCTACAAGATGCACTTGATCATGGCCTAGTAGTACCACCTGGTAAATTTTTTCTTGTGGATGCTGGTTATGCAAACACAACACAGTTCCTTGCACCGTATCGTGGAACAAGGTATCACTTACAAGAACAAGGAAGAGCCAATCAAAAGCCTCGGAATTACAAGGAGCTGTTTAATCTTCGACATGCACAACTGAGAAACCATATTGAGAGATCAATTGGTATATTGAAAATGAGATTTCCTATACTAAGGACTGGCTCACACTATCCTGTTGATAAGCAAGTTGATATATCAGTTGCTTGTTGTGTTTTACACAACTTTATACGCCTACATAATGGAGATATGCAGTGGCCAACTAATTCCAATGATGAGTTAGATCCAGAACAGGTTGTTGAAATGCCAAGTGGTGACCACAACTATAACAGTGATATACAGAGATTTAATAATTCTAGAGAAGCTGGAAATCAAAAGAGAGATGCTATAGCACATCAGATGTGGGAACAATATGTAACTCACAGGACTTAA
- the LOC112878241 gene encoding eukaryotic translation initiation factor 3 subunit K, giving the protein MATEQAAENYTVEDLVALNPYNPDILNDLEKFVNEQVSSQTYNLDANLSLLRLYQFEPERMSIQIVARILIKALMAMPAPDFSLCLFLIPEHVQMEEQFKTLIVLSHYLETARFRQFWDEAAKNRHILEVVPGFEQAIQGYAIHLLSLTYQKVPRPVLAEAINIEGLALDKFLEYHAANSGWVIEKGGQSQVIVLPRNEFNHPELKKNTADTVPFEHVTRIFPVLS; this is encoded by the exons atggcgaccgAGCAAGCAGCGGAGAACTACACGGTGGAGGACCTCGTGGCCCTGAATCCCTACAACCCCGACATCCTCAACGACCTCGAGAAGTTCGTCAACGAGCAG GTCTCGTCTCAAACATATAACTTGGATGCAAATCTCAGCCTCCTTCGCCTGTACCAG TTTGAGCCAGAAAGGATGAGCATACAGATTGTAGCCCGCATATTGATTAAG GCTCTCATGGCAATGCCAGCCCCTGACTTCAGTCTGTGCTTATTCTTAATCCCTGAACATGTG CAAATGGAGGAGCAATTCAAGACATTGATAGTTCTTTCTCACTACCTGGAG ACTGCTAGATTCCGTCAGTTTTGGGATGAAGCAGCAAAGAACCGCCACATATTGGAAGTTGTTCCAG GTTTTGAGCAGGCAATCCAAGGCTATGCAATTCATCTGCTTTCCTTGACATACCAGAAAGTTCCAAGGCCTGTTCTTGCAGAG GCTATCAACATTGAAGGGCTCGCGTTGGACAAGTTTCTGGAGTACCATGCCGCGAACTCGGGTTGGGTGATTGAGAAGGGTGGACAGTCTCAAGTGATTGTTCTTCCGCGCAACGAGTTCAATCACCCTGAGCTCAAGAAGAACACAGCTGATACTGTTCCATTTGAGCACGTAACACGCATATTCCCTGTTCTTAGCTGA
- the LOC112877746 gene encoding 40S ribosomal protein SA-like: protein MAAAGGGGAPRALSQKEQDIQMMLAADVHLGTKNCDFQMERYVFKRRTDGIYIINLGKTWEKLQLAARVIVAIENPQDIIVQSARPYGQRAVLKFAQYTGAHAIAGRHTPGTFTNQLQTSFSEPRLLILTDPRTDHQPIKESALGNIPTIAFCDTDSPMRYVDIGIPANNKGRNSIGCLFWLLARMVLQMRGTILPGHKWEVMVDLFFYRDPEEAKEQEEEAAAAPDFAAITDYPAADQWGGDQWASDVAAPPVAVSGTGAEWGAAAAPVPTGEGWDPAGAPAPVEGAVPPVVAAPAGWDPAAQPTAQGWE from the exons atggcggcggcgggaggcggaggcgcgcCGCGGGCGCTGTCCCAGAAGGAGCAGGACATCCAGATGATGCTCGCCGCCGACGTCCACCTGGGCACCAAGAACTGCGACTTCCAGATGGAGCGCTACGTCTTCAAGCGCCGCACCGACG GCATCTACATCATCAACCTTGGCAAGACATGGGAGAAGCTCCAGCTGGCGGCGAGGGTAATCGTTGCCATCGAGAACCCTCAGGACATCATTGTCCAGTCCGCCCGCCCCTACGGCCAGCGCGCCGTCCTCAAGTTCGCGCAGTACACTGGTGCCCATGCCATTGCTGGGAGGCACACCCCTGGTACCTTCACCAATCAGCTCCAGACATCCTTCAGTGAGCCCAGACTGCTCATCCTTACCGACCCAAGGACTGACCACCAG CCAATTAAGGAGTCTGCTCTGGGGAACATCCCCACCATTGCCTTCTGTGATACTGACTCCCCCATGCGGTATGTCGATATTGGCATCCCAGCCAACAACAAGGGAAGGAACAGCATTGGATGCCTGTTCTGGCTCTTGGCCAGGATGGTTCTGCAGATGAGGGGCACGATCCTCCCTGGGCACAAGTGGGAAGTCATG GTTGATTTGTTCTTCTACAGAGACCCTGAGGAAGCAaaggagcaggaggaggaagCTGCTGCTGCCCCTGACTTTGCCGCTATCACTGATTACCCAGCAGCTGATCAGTGGGGTGGTGACCAATGGGCCTCTGATGTTGCTGCACCGCCTGTTGCTGTCAGTGGCACTGGTGCCGAGTGGGGTGCTGCTGCAG CTCCAGTTCCTACCGGCGAAGGCTGGGATCCAGCTGGGGCTCCTGCACCTGTGGAGGGTGCTGTTCCTCCGGTTGTTGCTGCTCCGGCTGGTTGGGACCCAGCAGCCCAACCCACCGCCCAAGGCTGGGAGTAG
- the LOC112876752 gene encoding O-glucosyltransferase rumi homolog, whose protein sequence is MATAPATAAVPDGRRSKVSGSSSSPVTTAIFLFFFVVVVGVLVSARWITTTTHLSIVDQWRSKPAILTATHTTSIPAIPAAPPPPRATYSLSCLAPPLARDPDIPSNISQTLNLALSPNASSASTCAAIPDPPPLPANANASSTCPDYFRFIHEDLHPWRAAGGITRAMVDRARATANFRLVVIRGRAYMERIAPAFQTRDLFTIWGILQLLRRYPGRVPDLDLMFDCVDWPVVHADQYQGENATVLPPLFRYCGDNETLDVVFPDWSFWGWPEINIKPWDALQKELNSGNRRVKWMYRQPYAYWKGNPDVATIRQELVKCNVSSEHEWNARIYKQDWVKEIKAGYKQSNLASQCIHRYKIYIEGSAWSVSEKYILACDSMTLVVAPKYYDFYSRVLMPMQHYWPVRDGNKCSSIKYAVDWGNSHKQKAQRIGKQASNFIQKELSMDYVYDYMFHLLTEYAKLLRFKPTKPPEAVEVCSESLACQAIGREKKFMEDSMMRSASDAGPCDLPPPFSSEEFKALQRRREKTMKQIETWEEKASKPVDSKPRELHAFPSPKRFI, encoded by the exons ATGGCTACGGCGCCGGCCACAGCTGCGGTCCcggacgggcggcggagcaaggtgtcgggctcgtcgtcgtcgccggtgACGAcggccatcttcctcttcttcttcgtcgTCGTGGTCGGCGTCCTCGTGTCCGCCCGCTGGATCACCACCACT ACTCATCTGTCAATCGTGGATCAGTGGCGCTCAAAGCCG GCCATCCTGACCGCGACGCATACCACCTCTATCCCGGCcatccccgccgcgccgccgccgccgcgggcgacCTACTCCCTCTCCTGCTTGGCGCCGCCGCTTGCCCGCGACCCGGACATACCCAGCAACATCTCCCAGACCCTCAACCTCGCGCTCTCCCCCaacgcctcctccgcctccacctGCGCCGCCATCCCcgacccgccgccgctccccgccaaCGCCAACGCCTCCTCGACCTGCCCCGACTACTTCCGCTTCATCCACGAGGACCTCCACCCATGGCGCGCGGCGGGGGGCATCACCCGCGCCATGGTCGACCGCGCACGCGCCACCGCCAACTTCCGCCTCGTCGTGATCCGGGGCCGCGCCTACATGGAGCGCATCGCACCGGCATTCCAGACGCGCGACCTCTTCACTATCTGGGGCATCCTGCAGCTGCTCCGGCGCTACCCCGGCCGCGTCCCCGACCTCGACCTCATGTTCGACTGCGTCGACTGGCCCGTCGTGCACGCTGACCAGTACCAGGGGGAGAACGCCACCGTATTGCCACCGCTCTTCAGGTACTGCGGCGACAATGAGACGCTCGACGTCGTCTTCCCGGACTGGTCTTTCTGGGGATG GCCTGAGATCAACATAAAGCCATGGGATGCTCTGCAGAAGGAATTGAACAGTGGCAACAGGAGGGTGAAATGGATGTATAGACAACCTTATGCTTACTGGAAAGGGAATCCAGATGTGGCAACTATAAGGCAGGAGCTAGTTAAGTGTAATGTCTCCAGTGAGCATGAATGGAACGCACGAATTTACAAACAG GATTGGGTCAAAGAGATCAAGGCAGGATACAAACAGTCAAATTTGGCTAGTCAATGCATCCATAG GTATAAGATTTATATTGAAGGATCAGCATGGTCAGTTAGCGAGAAGTATATTCTAGCTTGTGATTCAATGACACTAGTGGTTGCACCAAAATACTATGATTTCTATTCAAGGGTGCTGATGCCCATGCAACATTATTGGCCAGTTCGGGATGGCAATAAGTGTAGCTCAATCAAGTATGCTGTTGATTGGGGCAATTCTCACAAACAAAAG GCACAGAGAATAGGGAAGCAAGCAAGCAACTTCATTCAAAAAGAGCTCAGTATGGACTATGTATACGACTACATGTTTCACCTCTTAACTGAGTATGCCAAGCTCCTAAGGTTCAAGCCAACCAAACCACCTGAAGCTGTTGAGGTCTGCTCCGAATCTTTGGCTTGCCAAGCTATAGGCCGTGAGAAGAAGTTCATGGAGGATTCCATGATGAGGTCCGCCAGTGATGCTGGCCCATGCGATCTGCCACCTCCTTTCAGCTCTGAGGAATTCAAAGCCCTACAGCGTAGGAGAGAGAAGACAATGAAGCAGATCGAAACATGGGAGGAGAAAGCTTCCAAGCCCGTGGATAGCAAGCCCAGAGAACTTCATGCATTTCCCTCCCCAAAGAGATTCATATAA